Proteins from a single region of Rhodovibrio salinarum DSM 9154:
- a CDS encoding DegT/DnrJ/EryC1/StrS family aminotransferase, with protein sequence MSVQTDDAFIYFYRPDITEAEIEEVVHSLRSGWLTTGPKARTLEAEFADFLGGDVEAVAVNSATAGLHLALEAVGVGAGDEVITTTHTFTATAEAICYLGATPVFVDIDPETVCIDPACVEAAITPRTRAIVPVHFGGLGCDMEALSRFAKRNGLAVVEDAAHAFPTKLDGRLVGALDSEASVFSFYANKTLAAGEGGMLVTRNPEIARRARLMRLHGIDRDAFNRFSATKPSWRYDILAVGYKYNLPDVAAALALVQLRRAWELLEKRRAVAERYDRAFADLPLVRPPQPEANGLHSWHLYNVRLATEAAVDRDRFIELMSEAGIGCSVHYIPLHRHTYWSDKYSLTPEMFPHSDSVFRSCVSLPLYSSMTDSQVERVIVTVRKLLLKA encoded by the coding sequence ATGTCAGTACAGACGGACGATGCTTTCATTTATTTCTATCGCCCAGACATCACTGAGGCCGAGATCGAAGAGGTCGTTCATTCGCTTCGCTCGGGTTGGTTGACCACGGGCCCCAAAGCGAGGACCCTGGAAGCTGAGTTTGCGGACTTCCTTGGCGGCGACGTTGAGGCGGTCGCAGTCAATAGCGCGACCGCGGGGCTGCACCTCGCGCTCGAAGCGGTCGGGGTGGGTGCCGGCGACGAGGTGATTACCACCACCCACACTTTTACCGCGACCGCTGAAGCAATCTGCTACCTCGGCGCCACGCCGGTGTTTGTGGACATCGACCCCGAAACGGTCTGCATCGACCCTGCCTGTGTCGAGGCCGCAATCACGCCGCGGACTCGCGCGATCGTGCCCGTCCACTTTGGCGGTCTTGGCTGCGACATGGAGGCACTCTCACGCTTCGCTAAGCGCAATGGCTTGGCTGTGGTCGAGGATGCGGCGCACGCCTTCCCCACCAAGCTCGATGGGCGGCTTGTTGGGGCGCTGGACAGCGAGGCGAGCGTTTTCAGCTTCTATGCAAACAAGACACTTGCAGCGGGCGAAGGTGGCATGCTGGTGACTCGTAACCCCGAGATTGCCAGGCGCGCGCGCCTCATGCGGCTGCACGGCATAGACCGCGATGCCTTCAATCGCTTTTCGGCGACCAAGCCGTCTTGGCGTTACGACATCCTGGCGGTAGGTTACAAATATAACCTGCCAGACGTCGCCGCCGCGCTCGCGCTGGTTCAGTTGCGCCGTGCCTGGGAACTCCTTGAGAAACGTCGCGCCGTCGCCGAACGCTATGATCGGGCCTTCGCGGATCTACCGCTAGTCCGGCCGCCGCAACCCGAGGCGAACGGTCTGCATTCCTGGCACCTATACAATGTGCGCCTGGCCACTGAGGCGGCGGTTGACCGCGATCGCTTTATCGAGCTTATGAGCGAGGCAGGGATCGGCTGCAGCGTCCACTACATTCCACTGCATCGTCACACCTACTGGAGCGACAAGTACAGTCTTACCCCAGAGATGTTCCCGCACAGCGACTCGGTCTTTCGATCCTGCGTCAGCCTGCCGCTATATAGCAGCATGACCGACAGCCAGGTCGAGCGCGTGATAGTGACTGTTCGCAAGCTGCTGTTGAAGGCTTGA
- a CDS encoding sugar transferase, whose translation MTKRLFDILFAGAAMIAATPLLLLAYVGIRLSSQGPVVFPAQRTGKDGTVFTMPKFRTMRINDRKRSVITAPRDSRVFPFGTFLRKTKIDELPQFWAVLAGRMSIVGPRPEDPKIVDNHYTDWMLETLRVKPGITSPGALFAYAYQDYFLEQTTPYESYVEALLPRKLSLERVYVDRVGFAYDMMVIARTLVTILQMLTGRHILGTPPESEAARHWLPSDMPLLPR comes from the coding sequence TTGACGAAACGTCTGTTCGATATTTTGTTCGCGGGTGCTGCGATGATCGCCGCAACCCCCTTGCTTTTGCTTGCCTATGTGGGCATCCGGCTATCCTCGCAAGGCCCGGTCGTCTTCCCGGCGCAACGCACCGGGAAAGACGGCACGGTGTTTACGATGCCCAAATTCCGGACCATGCGCATCAACGATCGAAAACGCTCAGTGATCACAGCGCCGCGAGATAGCCGCGTCTTCCCCTTCGGAACGTTTCTGAGAAAAACCAAGATCGACGAACTGCCGCAGTTCTGGGCCGTTCTGGCAGGGCGCATGTCGATCGTCGGACCGCGGCCGGAAGACCCCAAGATCGTCGACAACCATTACACCGACTGGATGCTGGAAACCCTGCGCGTCAAACCGGGCATCACCAGTCCTGGCGCCCTCTTCGCCTATGCTTATCAGGACTACTTCCTGGAACAGACGACCCCCTATGAAAGCTACGTTGAGGCGTTGCTGCCGAGGAAGCTCTCGTTGGAGCGGGTTTACGTCGATCGCGTCGGGTTTGCCTACGACATGATGGTGATCGCGCGGACCCTCGTCACCATCCTGCAGATGCTGACCGGGCGGCACATCTTGGGGACTCCGCCGGAGAGCGAGGCAGCCCGTCACTGGCTGCCATCTGACATGCCGCTGCTCCCGAGGTAA
- a CDS encoding IS3 family transposase (programmed frameshift) has translation MKRSKFTEAQMASILRQVEEGTSVEEVCRKAGISIQTFYRWRKKYGGLMPSEMKRLKQLEEENQRLKRLVADLSLDRDMLQDVIRRKPLRPARRRAVVDYLRAVWQVSARRACAVMQAARSSYCYQARRDTQAALRRRIREIAETRVRYGYRRIHVLLRREGWQVNAKRVYRLYRQEGLQLRNKTPKRKVSAKLREDRQVATAPNQVWAMDFLSDALFDGTRIRVLTVIDAFTRVSPAIDVRVSYRGADVVATLQRVCRIHGKPKQIRVDNGPEFVSKDLDLWVYLNGVELDFSRPGKPTDNAFVESFNGKFRAECLNQAWFLSLEDARSTCEAWRIEYNELRPHSAIGQKTPADMARASGQACLP, from the exons ATGAAGCGGTCGAAGTTCACCGAGGCGCAGATGGCGTCGATCCTGCGGCAGGTTGAGGAGGGGACGTCGGTCGAGGAGGTCTGCCGCAAGGCCGGGATCTCGATCCAGACGTTTTACCGCTGGCGCAAGAAGTACGGCGGATTGATGCCGTCGGAGATGAAGCGCCTGAAGCAGCTGGAGGAGGAGAACCAGCGACTCAAGCGGCTGGTGGCGGACCTGTCGCTGGACCGAGACATGCTGCAGGACGTGATTCGCCGAAAGC CTCTGAGGCCTGCGCGTCGCCGCGCGGTGGTGGATTATCTCCGCGCGGTCTGGCAGGTGAGCGCGCGCCGGGCGTGCGCGGTCATGCAGGCCGCCCGCTCGAGCTATTGCTACCAGGCCAGACGGGACACGCAGGCCGCACTCAGACGGCGGATCCGGGAGATTGCGGAGACGCGGGTGCGCTACGGCTACCGGCGGATCCACGTTCTGCTGCGGCGGGAGGGCTGGCAGGTGAACGCCAAGCGAGTGTATCGGCTGTACCGGCAGGAGGGCCTGCAGCTGCGCAACAAGACACCGAAGCGCAAGGTGTCGGCGAAGCTGCGTGAGGATCGTCAGGTCGCCACGGCGCCCAATCAGGTCTGGGCGATGGACTTCCTGTCGGACGCGTTGTTCGATGGCACGCGGATCCGGGTGCTGACGGTGATCGACGCGTTCACCCGGGTATCGCCGGCGATCGACGTGCGGGTCAGCTACCGCGGCGCCGACGTCGTCGCCACGCTGCAGCGGGTCTGTCGGATCCATGGCAAGCCGAAGCAGATCAGGGTCGACAACGGGCCCGAGTTCGTCTCGAAGGACCTGGACCTCTGGGTCTATCTGAACGGCGTGGAGCTGGATTTCTCCCGGCCCGGCAAGCCGACGGACAACGCGTTCGTCGAGAGCTTCAACGGGAAGTTCCGGGCCGAGTGCCTGAACCAGGCTTGGTTTCTGAGTCTGGAGGATGCACGCTCGACCTGTGAGGCGTGGCGGATCGAGTACAACGAGCTCCGTCCGCACAGCGCCATCGGCCAGAAAACCCCGGCCGACATGGCGCGCGCCTCAGGGCAGGCATGCCTGCCCTGA
- a CDS encoding sulfotransferase family protein has translation MYEPVIILGAARSGTKILRDLLAASPECVAVPYDINFVWRRGQEAHPDDALQPGQLSRSEIGQIRDEITRLARKSDGAAAPTVRLMVEKTVANPLRVPFVDEIFPEAQFVNLVRDGRDVTESAYRLWQSPPDFGYLVRKLAFTSTSNVRYLTRFAGNFVVGLAQGRGARIWGPRYPGIEQDLASADLASVCARQWACTVRAADDGLSMIPEARQLTAYYEDIVGDETEIVRLCTAIGITDPEPVLRRYREDIRRDTGGKWQEAFDEATRARLWPILEPELARHGYLG, from the coding sequence ATGTATGAACCCGTTATAATCCTCGGCGCCGCTCGGTCGGGCACTAAGATCCTACGCGACCTGCTAGCAGCGTCGCCGGAGTGTGTCGCCGTGCCTTACGATATCAACTTCGTCTGGCGTCGCGGCCAGGAGGCGCACCCGGACGATGCCTTGCAACCCGGCCAGCTGTCGCGCTCCGAGATCGGGCAGATTCGCGACGAGATCACGCGACTTGCGCGCAAGTCCGACGGCGCGGCCGCGCCGACGGTAAGACTGATGGTCGAGAAGACGGTCGCCAATCCGCTGCGGGTTCCTTTCGTGGACGAAATCTTCCCCGAAGCGCAGTTCGTGAACCTGGTGCGCGACGGCCGCGACGTGACCGAATCGGCTTATCGCTTGTGGCAGTCGCCACCGGATTTCGGCTATCTCGTCCGCAAGCTGGCATTCACGTCCACCAGCAACGTGCGGTATCTAACCCGGTTCGCCGGCAACTTCGTTGTCGGGCTCGCCCAGGGCCGTGGCGCGAGAATCTGGGGGCCCCGTTATCCAGGGATCGAGCAGGACTTGGCAAGTGCCGACTTGGCGAGCGTGTGTGCCCGCCAATGGGCTTGCACAGTGCGTGCCGCCGACGACGGCCTGTCAATGATCCCCGAAGCACGGCAGCTGACCGCGTACTACGAGGACATCGTCGGGGATGAGACAGAGATTGTCCGTCTGTGCACTGCGATTGGAATCACCGACCCGGAGCCCGTGCTGCGGCGCTACCGCGAGGACATCCGGCGAGATACTGGGGGTAAATGGCAAGAAGCCTTCGATGAGGCCACCCGCGCGCGTCTGTGGCCGATCCTCGAACCGGAGCTTGCCCGGCATGGCTATCTGGGATGA